The following proteins come from a genomic window of Heyndrickxia acidicola:
- a CDS encoding DUF896 domain-containing protein, producing the protein MLSKEKLSRISELSRKAKSEGLTQEEAKEQSKLRKEYLETFRSSMRNTIENVKIIDPNGEDVTPDKIRQAQVKKKLH; encoded by the coding sequence ATGCTATCTAAGGAAAAATTATCAAGAATCAGCGAATTGTCCCGAAAAGCAAAATCTGAAGGATTGACTCAGGAAGAAGCTAAAGAACAATCCAAATTAAGAAAAGAATACCTAGAGACTTTTCGTTCTTCTATGAGAAATACAATTGAGAATGTGAAGATTATAGATCCGAATGGAGAAGACGTAACGCCTGATAAAATTCGACAAGCACAGGTAAAGAAGAAGTTGCACTAA